In a single window of the Euwallacea fornicatus isolate EFF26 chromosome 5, ASM4011564v1, whole genome shotgun sequence genome:
- the Mapmodulin gene encoding acidic leucine-rich nuclear phosphoprotein 32 family member A — MEKRIYLEKRGKNPADIKELNLDNCRSTNIVGLTDEFQNLETLSLINVGLTSLKGFPKLPNLKKLELSDNRISGGFDILETSPKLAYLNLSGNKIKDLESLEALKSFKHLKHLDLFNNEATSTENYREKVFKMLPNLKYLDEFDAEEHEAEESEVDGEGEEEVNGNGEEDSNDDDSSEEDDEEMDDSVELGVVYSENLDELSDEGDYEAGEDEEEDDDVEEEEDDDDEGGINNTTPSSAKGKKRKREDGEEN; from the exons ATGGAAAAACGCATATATCTAGAGAAGAGAGGCAAGAATCCGGCCGAT ATCAAAGAGCTTAATCTGGATAATTGCCGGAGTACGAATATTGTGGGCTTAACCGACGAATTTCAGAATTTGGAGACCCTCTCGCTGATTAACGTCGGCCTCACTTCTTTAAAAGGTTTTCCCAAGCTTCCCAATTTGAAGAAACTTGAGTTAAGCGACAACAG AATATCTGGCGGTTTTGATATACTGGAAACCAGTCCAAAGTTGGCCTATTTAAACTTAAGTGGCAATAAAATCAAGGATTTGGAATCTTTGGAGGCACTGAAATCCTTCAAGCACCTGAAGCACTTGGATTTATTCAACAATGAGGCCACCAGCACGGAGAACTACAGGGAAAAAGTGTTTAAGATGCTTCCGAATCTTAAATACTTAGATGA ATTTGATGCTGAAGAGCATGAAGCAGAGGAGAGTGAAGTTGATGGAGAAGGAGAAGAAGAGGTCAATGGTAATGGTGAAGAGGACTCCAATGATGATGACAGCTCAGAAGag GACGATGAAGAAATGGACGATAGTGTCGAATTAGGTGTCGTCTATTCAGAGAACCTGGATGAGTTGTCAGATGAGGGAGATTATGAAGCTGGAGAAGATGAGGAAGAAGACGATGATGTTGAGGAAGAGGAAGATGACGATGATGAAGGCGGAATTAATAACACTACTCCGTCAAGTG CAAAAGGCAAGAAGAGGAAACGCGAGGACggtgaagaaaattaa
- the rdx gene encoding protein roadkill, with the protein MAVSRVPSPPPQEVNTPVAENWCYTQVKVVKFSYMWTINNFSFCREEMGEVLKSSTFSAGANDKLKWCLRVNPKGLDEESKDYLSLYLLLVSCNKSEVRAKFKFSILNAKREETKAMESQRAYRFVQGKDWGFKKFIRRDFLLDEANGLLPDDKLTIFCEVSVVADSVNISGQSNTIQFKVPECRLSDDLGLLFENQKFSDVTLSVAGREFQAHKAILAARSPVFQAMFEHEMEERKHNRVDITDVDHEVLREMLRFIYTGKASNLEKMADDLLAAADKYALERLKVMCEEALCTNLSIENAAEILILADLHSADQLKAQAIDFINTHATDVMETQGWKSMIQTHPHLIAEAFRALATQQIPPIGPPRKRVKQS; encoded by the exons ATGGCGGTGAGTCGTGTTCCGAGCCCGCCGCCACAAGAAGTTAACACACCAGTTGCAGAAAATTGGTGTTATACACAG GTCAAAGTAGTAAAGTTCAGTTATATGTGGACcatcaataattttagtttctgCAGAGAAGAGATGGGCGAAGTCCTGAAGTCGTCCACCTTCTCCGCAGGAGCTAATGACAAGCTGAAATG GTGTTTAAGGGTCAATCCGAAAGGGTTGGACGAAGAAAGTAAAGATTACCTATCCCTGTATCTTTTATTAGTGTCTTGTAATAAAAGTGAAGTAAGggctaaatttaaatttagcaTATTAAATGCGAAACGTGAAGAGACAAAAGCCATGGAGAGCCAACGAGCATATCGATTTGTTCAAGGTAAAGATTGGGGCTTTAAGAAGTTTATTCGACGCGATTTCCTATTAGATGAAGCTAATGGTCTGTTGCCGGATGATAAATTAACCATATTTTGTGAA GTAAGTGTTGTAGCTGATAGTGTAAATATTTCGGGTCAATCCAATACAATTCAATTCAAAGTACCCGAGTGTCGATTATCGGACGATTTAGGTCTGCTTTTCGAGAATCAAAAATTTAGCGATGTTACGTTATCAGTAGCAGGAAGAGAGTTCCAAGCGCATAAAGCTATATTAGCAg cTCGGAGTCCAGTTTTTCAGGCCATGTTTGAACATGAAATGGAAGAACGGAAACACAATAGGGTAGATATAACGGATGTAGACCACGAGGTTCTACGTGAAATGTTAAGGTTTATTTATACTGGGAAGGCGtctaatttagaaaaaatggcGGATGATCTCTTAGCTGCTGCCGACAAA TATGCCTTAGAAAGGTTAAAAGTAATGTGTGAAGAAGCTTTATGTACAAATTTGTCTATAGAGAACGCGgctgaaatattaatattagcGGACCTCCATAGTGCCGATCAGTTGAAAGCTCAAGCGATTGACTTTATAAATAC ccACGCCACTGACGTGATGGAAACGCAAGGCTGGAAGTCGATGATCCAGACACACCCACATCTCATAGCGGAAGCATTCCGCGCATTAGCCACCCAACAAATCCCACCAATAGGGCCGCCCCGGAAACGCGTGAAACAGAGCTGA
- the LOC136339367 gene encoding trypsin-1-like, with protein MSLSAIGVVSWLIVGFACKDGQAANPYSTAIERIFIRQQNNPPPAHDTPASPCQCTCGERNENSRIVGGQPTLENEFPWMARLSYFNRFYCGGMLINDRYVLTAAHCVKGFMWFMIKVTLGEHDRCSDSKRPESRFVLRAVAGAFSFLNFDNDIALLRLNDRVPITQHIKPVCLPKVKDNIYVGKIATVAGWGTLKEDGKPACILQEVNVPVLSNEECRMTNYSAKMISDNMLCAGYPKVGMRDSCQGDSGGPLVVQKDDKGYELIGIVSWGNGCARPGYPGVYTRVTRYLDWILDNSKDGCFCQG; from the exons CGGCCAACCCATATTCCACAGCAATTGAAAGAATTTTCATTAGACAACAAAACAACCCTCCTCCAGCACATGACACACCAGCCTCACCATGCCAGTGTA caTGCGGAGAAAGAAACGAGAATAGCAGAATCGTGGGAGGACAGCCAACGCTAGAGAATGAATTTCCTTGGATGGCCAGATTATCTTATTTCAATCGATTCTATTGCGGAGGAATGCTTATCAACGATAGATATGTCTTAACTGCAGCTCATTGTGTCAAAGG TTTCATGTGGTTTATGATCAAAGTGACCCTGGGCGAACATGATAGATGTAGCGACTCCAAACGACCAGAATCCAGATTTGTACTCAGAGCAGTAGCGGGTGCTTTCAGTTTTCTAAACTTCGACAACGACATCGCCCTCTTAAGGCTTAACGACAGAGTACCCATTACACAACATATAAAACCAGTATGTTTGCCAAAAGTAAAAG ACAATATCTATGTGGGTAAAATTGCCACAGTGGCAGGGTGGGGTACATTAAAGGAAGATGGAAAGCCAGCATGTATCTTGCAGGAAGTTAACGTTCCTGTTCTGAGTAATGAAGAATGCAGAATGACAAATTACTCTGCTAAAATGATTTCTGATAATATGCTATGCGCTGGTTATCCCAAAGTTGGAATGAGGGATTCTTGTCAG GGAGATAGTGGAGGACCTTTAGTTGTGCAAAAGGATGATAAAGGATACGAATTGATTG GTATAGTTTCATGGGGGAATGGATGTGCGAGACCAGGATATCCAGGCGTATATACTCGAGTAACTAGATATTTAGACTGGATTCTGGATAATTCTAAAGACGGCTGTTTCTGCCAAGGTTGA